The genomic segment TTTTTCAATCCAGCCCAGAGTAATCATTCCATTGACAGTGGCGGTCAGGGTTGACTGATAATCAATATAATCGCCTCCTTCATAAAACCCGATCCTCCATTTTTTTCCATTATTTGTTTTTGGTGCAGTGGAAAAATTACCCTTGTCTGCTGTAAAACCATTTAAACTGCTCAAAAAAACAAAGGTCATAGAAACAACAAACACTCTTATCAATTTTTTCATATTCTCTCCTTTTCGATATTGAATTTAATAAAACATACTGAATTGACAAATTTTTATCAACAATCATACTGCAATGCCGGTGAATTTATAAGACTTATTTTTGCAGTTGATTCAGTTTATAATAAAACCCCTTATTTTCCATTAGTTTTTCATGGGTACCTGATTCTATAATCCTTCCCTTGTTAATTACAATTATTGAATCAGCATTTCTGGCTGTTGACAATCTATGGGCCACTACTATGGATGTCCGGTTTTGCATGAGATTTGATACAGCATCCTGAATCCTGACCTCGGTTTCTGAATCTATATAGGATGTTGCTTCATCCAGGATAATCAGCTCAGGATTTCTTGCAAAAGCCCTGGCAATGGAAATAAGCTGGCGTTCTCCGCTGGATATGGAACCCCCTCCTTCTGATAGAATTGTGTCGGCTCCCTGGGAAAGCTGGTGAATAAATTCATCGCAGTTTGATGCTTTTAGAATTTCAAGAAAATCTGTGTGGGATATTCCATCCTTTTGCTGGATAATATTGTTTTTAACACTGTCTGAAAACAAAAACGGATCCTGGGTTACCAGGGCAATTCTTGAGCGGAGATCCCCAATATCCCATTTTTGAATATCATGCCCGTTAATCCTTATCTCACCTGAATCAATATCATAAAACCTGGTAATCAAATTTATCAAAGATGTTTTTCCTGAACCTGTAGGCCCTGCAATAGCAATGGTTTCACCTGCTTTAATCTCAAAGGAAATCCCTTTAAGCACAGGCTCATCTTTAACATATTCAAAATAAACATTATCAAATTCAATCTTTTCAATCCTGCCTGATTTTATCACATGTTCATGTTTTTTTCTAACAGGTTCATCAATAAGAATAAAAATCCGTTCTGCCGATGACATGGCATTTTGGAGTATATTATATTTTTCTGCAATATCCCGTATGGGATTAAAAAACATCCGCATATATGAAATAAAAGCAACCAGCACTCCCAGACTGATCTTGTCTGAAACAACACTGCCTCCCCCAAAATAAATAACAAGAGCAAGAGCAGTTGAGTTAAACAATTCAACAAGGGGCATGAACATGGCAAAAATGCGAATTTGTTCCATGCCTGCAATATAAAATTCATGATTGATTTTTTTTAATTTTTTATAATTCTGAGCCTCCTGCCTGAAAATCTGAATAACCTTGATACCTGAAATGGTTTCTGAAAACCGGTTATTAATCTCGGAGGTTTTTATCCTTAATGTTCTGAATGCATCCCTTGCTTTGCGTGCAAAGTAAAAAGATGAATAGATTACAAAAGGCAGAAGGGTAAAACAGGCCAGGGCAAGCTGCCATCTTATACTCAGGAGAACAAGGGCAATACCTATAAGTAAAAACATATCTTTAAAAACAAAAACAATAACAGATGTAAATAATTCGTGCATATTCTGTATATCGTTTGTATTTCTTGTTACCAGCCTGGCAATGGGTGTTTTATTAAAAAAGGGTACAGGCAGGCTTTGAATATGGGCAAATAATTTTATTCTCAAATCGTGCATAATACCCTGGCCTGCATATTCCATAATCATAACCTGGACAAAGTTTAAAAGAAAATTAAAGATAATAACAATAAGAAACACTGCTGCTGCAAGACTTACACCCTGTATTTTCTGTTCAATATCAAGAACTTGTGCCAAATCCTGAGGCACAATATATTTATCAATAGCTATCTTGATTATATAGGGCATGGAAATATCCAGCACAGTGATAATAATAATTAAAAAAACAGCACATATTAATGTAACCCAATAGGGCCTTGTATAGGGCCATAAACGCTTGAGAAGTTTTATATCATAAGGTTTGCCAATGTCCTTTTCTTCGGAATATCCAAAATCAGATTGCATTTAATCCCTCTTCAATCTCCTGCAGTTGAAATGTTTTTGCGTAATAACCTTTTTTCAGCATAAGCTCTTCATGGGACCCTGATTCTGATATTTTCCCATGTTTCATGGTAATAATAAGGTCTGCATAACGAACAGCCGAAAGCCTGTGGGATACAATTATAATTGTTTTATCTTCCTTTGCTGCCATATCCTTGATTGTATTGATAATGATTGTTCCAGTTTCCGCATCCACCTGGCTTATGGGGTCGTCAAAAATGATTATAGGGCTGTCTTTAAGAAATGCCCGTGCAAGTGCAATCCTTTGTTTTTGTCCTCCTGACAAAATAACCCCTTTTTCTCCAACAATGGTTTCAAATTTTTTTGAAAAAGATTCAATAGTATCATAAAGACAGGCTTTTTTAACAGATTCTATTAACAAATGCTCCGGTATATCAGGATTTTCAAAGGTAATATTTTCCAGGACAGTACCTGCAAATAAAAAAGGTTCCTGGGGTACAAAAGAGATCATATCTCTTAAATCAGAGGTTATTAACTGACGTATATCATTGTTATCAATTAAAATACTGCCTCTGGATACATCAAATATCCTGGGTATAAGATTTAATAAAGAGGTCTTACCGCTTCCAGGAGGACCGATTATTCCCAGGGTTTTTCCTTTTTCCAGTCTGAGATTAAAATCCTTGATAACCTCCTGCTCCCCTTTTTGATAAGAAAAACAGATATTATCAAAAACAATTTCTTTTTTAAAATCTTTTATCTCTTTTGCATCAGGTTTATCATAAATATCAGGCATTGTTTCAACTATCCGGTGAATTCTTTCAAGGGATGCTTTTCCCCTTTGAATAAGATTAACAACCCAGCCCAGAGCCATCATAGGCCAGGTAAGCATTCCAATATAAGAGATAAAAGCTACAAAATCTCCAGGGCTTATAATACCTGTTATAACCTGGCGGCCGCCAAGATAAAGAACAATAGAAAGACTTACATTGGAAAAAAAAACCATCATTGGAAAAAAAATCCCGGTAATCCTGACAAGCCTTAGATTTTTTTCCATATTAAACCTGGAAATCTTTTCCACAACTGACATAGATTCAGGTTCGCGATTATAAGCCTTTACAATCCTGATGCCTGTAAATCTTTCCCTTACTATCTCGGTAAGTTCGGAAAAAGAACTCTGTACCTCCATATATGCGTTGAGCATTTGTCTGCTGAAAAATCGGGTACATAAAATTATTCCAGGCATGGGAATAAGCACAAAAAAGGTCAAGCTGAGGTTAATATATGCCATAAATCCAATAGTGCTGATTCCCAGCACTGCTGCGCTTGCAATAGCAACCATTCCCATACCTGAAGCCATGCGTATATGATGAATATCATTGGTTGCATGGGCCATAAGATCACCAGATTTAACTTTATTGAAATATGAAGCAGATAAGGTCTGAATATGTGAAAAAAGCCTGTTGCGAAGCCCTTCTTCAAGCTCGCGAGACATTCCCATTAGAAAAATTCTCCAGAAATACCGCAGTATTGTAATAAACAATGTTATCCCGATAATACTAAGGGCATACCACATTAAATCACTGACACCGGCTTTTAATGATGCAAGATCATCAACAGCCAGCTTGATTATCCGCGGTATAAAAAGCTGTAACAAGTCCACTGCTATAAGGCAGACAAGACCCAGAGCAATAGAACTCCGGTTTTTAACAAAATAGGGTTTAATCAGATAAAAGGTGTTCATGTTTATAATTCTCCGTTATTATCAATAAACCAGTTTCAATCTTATAAATTTCAAGCCAGTTTACATAAGGCTATATCTGTGATAAAGCAATGAAATAAAGTATATATAACAAAAAAACCTATAATATTTTTTATGAAATAAGGATTTAAAAATGAAAACCTATCCTATTCCAATGGTTCCAGGACCTGTTAAAGTCCCTGCACAGGTATTAAAAGCCTATGAAACAAACTATGGTTCACCTGATCTTGAACCTGAATTCCTGGAATTATACAACAAAACTGAATCCCAGCTTAAAACCATTCTTGGAACAAAAAATCAAGTTGTTATTCAAACTGGTGAAGGTATGCTTGCATTATGGACAGCTTTGCGAAGCTGTTTAAATCCAGGTGACCGGGTTTTATCTGCTGCTACAGGTGTTTTTGGTTATGGTATTGGAAAAATGGCTGAATCCATTGGTGCAGAGGTTAAAATAATCGGGTTTGAATATAATGAAACCTTGAATAATCTGGAATCTGTTGAAAAAGCAATCCAGGAATTTAAACCAAAAATGATAACAGCAGTACATTGTGAAACCCCGTCAGGAACCCTTAACCCTCTTGACAGGCTTGGAAAATTAAAAAAACAATACAAGGTACCCCTGCTGTATGCAGATGTGGTTGCAAGTGCAGGAGGCACCCCTGTCCTGACTGATGAATGGAATATTGATCTTGCACTTGGAGGGTCTCAAAAATGTCTTTCTGTTCCCTGCTGCATGTCTTTTCTTTCAGTCAGTGATACAGCCTGGGATATTATAAATCACGTAAATTATTCAGGTTATGATGCACTAAAACCATTTCAATATGCACAAAAAAATGCCTTTTTCCCTTACACACCATACTGGCACGGCATGGCTGCATTAAATAAAGGTGCAGAGCTTCTGCTGAATGAGGGGCTTGAAAACAGTTATAAACGTCATAAACAGGCTGCTGATTTATGCTGCAAGCGGATAAATGAAACAGGGCTTACACTCTTCCCTGCACCATCTGCAGTCTCATCCCCGACTGTTACTGCTGTTAATATACCTGAAAAAACAACATGGAAACAACTGGATCAGGCATTCAGAAAAAAAGGGCTGGTTGCTGCAGGCAGTTACGGCCCTCTGGATGGAAAGATTTTTCGACTGGGACATATGGGAACCCAGGCAGACAAGGAGCTTGTAGCAAAGGCAATGGATGTGGTTGAAGAGGTAATCAAAAATATCTGATGTATGAAGAACGTTCTTATAGAAAGTTAATAGATAAGGGCAGGCGTGAATTTTTCAAGATAACAGTTAAGGAAACAGATCTTTATATTCACGCAAGACCTTGTCTAAAAGAAACCGTAAAGGAATTAATCTTGCAGTACCGGGGATATATTGAAGCATATATCTGCCAGTATCCTGAATTTGCCGCCGCCTTGAATCCCTGGCATCTGCCAGGGCCTGCACATAAAATCATCAGGGATATGGCTGATGCAGGTATAAAAGCCGGTGTAGGTCCAATGGCCGCAGTAGCAGGTGTTATGTCAGAATATGTAGGACAGGAGCTTTTGAAGTACAGCAGGGAAGTCATAGTGGAAAACGGGGGAGATATTTTTATAAAAACCAGCACTCCTGTTACAACAGCTATTTATGCAGGCACCTCGCGTTTAAGCATGAAAATCGGCTTAAAGATTGATTCAACACAAAAACCTGTATCCATTTGCACATCATCAGGAACCATAGGCCATTCCCTGAGTTTTGGAAAAGCTGATGCCATATGCGTAATATCTGATATATGTGCTATTGCAGATGCAGCCGCAACCTCCATAGGAAACCATGTAAAAACAAAGTCAGACATTCAAAAATCTATTGAATTTGGAAAAAAAATTCAAGGAGTTAGAGGAATTGTAATTATTATGGGAGATAATATCGGGGCCTGGGGAGATGTTGAGCTTGTGCCTGTTTGAAATATATTATAAAGGTTCCAAACAATTTGAGAGACCGTTGACACCAGAATATAAAAAAGCAATAGGTTTGTATAAAGAAATATTTTGATCGCATTAAAGATGATAATTCATCAGAAAAACAGGAGCGCACCAGCGAGGACAAGTTTTGGTATGAAGATATTCAACTGACCGGCTTGATTTTCTTTTCAATAGCTTTCCTGATAGCGGTTGACATATCCTGTGTACTGACCGGTTTCATTAAATAGGAACAGATTCCCAAATTTTCAATATTTGCGGATGTTACCATTTCACTAAAGCCCGAACATAAAATAATAGGTATGTCAGCTCTGATCTTTAATAATTTTTCAGCAAGCTCTATTCCGGTTATACAAGACATTGTCTGGTCAGTAATGACAATATCAAAATTTTCAGGGTTATGTTCAAAAATTTCAGCAGCTTCAATTCCGTTTTTAAATGCTGTAACCTTGTAACCAAGATTCTCCAGCATTTCTTTGCCCATTTCAATAATGGGCAATTCATCGTCAATTAAAAGAATTCTTTCGCTGCCTGTCTGTAAAAAATTATTTTCTATTTGTTTATCAGCTTCTTTACTGAAAATCCTTGGAAGATAAATCTGGAATGTGGTTCCTTTCTGCACCTCGCTGTAAACACGGATGTCCCCATTATAACTTTTAACAATCCCGTGAATAATAGCAAGCCCAAGTCCAGTACCTTTTCCTTTTTCCTTTGTGGTAAAATAAGGTTCAAATATTCTGCTCATGGTTTTTTCATCCATGCCGCAGCCTGTGTCACTTACTGTTAATCTGAGATAAGTACCTTCCTTGATTCCGGATTCCATATTCAGCCTGTTATTGTCCATGTATATCTCGCTAAGACCAATTTCAAGTTTTCCCCCTGTTTTCTCCATTGCATGATAGGCATTAGTGCAAAGATTCATAATAATCTGGTGGATCTGCACAGGTTCAGCATTAACAGGACCGCAGTTATCATCAATATTTTGTATAATTTTTATAGTGGCAGGCAGGCTGGATATTATAAGCTTTAGTGCTTCCTTTATAATAAATTGAATTTTTAACGGCATTTTTTTACATTCATTCTGGCGGCTAAAGGTTACTATTTGATGAACCAGTTCTTTTGCCCGAGTTGCTGCTTTTAGAATCTCTTTTATGTATTTTTCTCTTTTTTCAGAAGTAACATGTTGCAATAAAGCCATTTCAGCATATCCGATAATGGGAACCAGGATATTGTTAAAATCATGGGCTATTCCCCCTGCCAGTGTGCCTATTGCCTCCATTTTCTGGGACTGGCGAAGTTGTTTTTCTATTTTTTTTGATTCTGTAATATCAAAGATATAGCCTTTCATATTAACCAGTTCATTTTTTTCATTGAATATGCCGATAGCATTTTCAATTACATGAATTTGTTTGTTATTTTTATCTCTTAATTCTATTTCATAGTATTCAAGCTTTTTTTCTTTTTGTAATAATTCAAGAAATTCTTTACGTTTCTCAAAACTGGAATAAAACTGGCTGGCATCATGTTTAACAGCTTCTTTAACAGATGAAAATCCAAAAATTTTTGCAAAGGCCGGATTACATGCTAAAATACGCCCGTCTATGTCGGTAAGATAATCTCCTGTAAGATCCTCTTCAAAAAAAAGACGATATCTCTTCTCGCTTTCCCTGAGCTCTTGCTCTACCTGTTTTGCTCTTGTAATATCAAATGCTGTTACCAGTATCCCTGTATGCTCCTCAAATTTTATGGGAGTAATTGTCATATCAATCCATTTTTCCGTTCCGTTTTGGGTAATAATCTTAATTTCATCCCTGATACAGAACTTTTCATTTGATACTATTTTATCTATAAGTTTTTTTATGACAGCATGAAAATCTTGATGTATAATGTTTCTATAAGTTTTTTTAACAAGATTATTTTTAGAATATCCACTTATATTCTCACCTGAAGGATTAACATATTTGAACCTGTGCCCCTGTATAATAAAAATACCTGAAGCAGTACTTTCAGCTAACGAACGAAATTGGGATTCACTCTCTCTGAGTGCTTTTTCCATTTGTTTTCTGCGGCTTATATCCCGTATAATGCCTCTGTATCCTGTTGTTTTTTTATTGTGCATCCTGACACCTGAAGTCATTATGCAGTCAATTATTGTTCCATCCTTTTTCCTGAACTTTATTTCATAATCCTTAAGATAACCGTTTTTTTCTATATGAAACTGAAAATCAAAGCGATCTTCAGGAACCGGGTAAATATCTTTGATGTTAATATTCATCAACTCAATTTTTGTATATCCGAAAAGCTCTGCAAAAGACTGGTTAATTCCGATTATGTCCCCTTCAAGATTAGTTTCATAAATTGCATCCTTACTTTCTTCAAAAAGACTGCGGTATTTTTCCTCGCTTTGTTCAAGATTATCTTTTGTCTGCTTGATTGAATTAAAAAGCGACTTGATTTGGGCAATACCTAAAAACATGAAAATTGATGTAATCAAAGCTATTAATTCCGCAACAATTTCAAAATCATTAACAGGGAGATTAAATTGTATTGTCTGATACAAGGACATACAGCGCCGGAAAACCATGAAAAGAATAGCAGATGATATAAGAATCCAAGCACTTCGTTTTCCGGTAAGCGGTATAAGTTTCAATGCCAGATAAGCAGAACCAATTTGAAAAATAATAGAAAAAATTAGTATTGTATTCATTATCATTACCCTCTTTATTAAAAGATGCGATATGCAATATAATAAATTCAGGACTCCTGACATGGAATGTCTAATCCTTTGAGATAAAAGGGATCACATTTTACGGTGCGTAATTTCATAATGCAACTGTTTTCTAAATTTTCAGAAGAAATTATTATCCTCAATCCATTCCTCTCGGTCAAATTTTATCAAAAAAAATGATGTAATTTTTAATTTTTTTCTTTAAATATTTCGCATTTAATGCTATATATTCGCTATCAAATTTTAACACTATAATAAAAATATACCAGAGGTTTTAACATGAAAGCTCTTCAGCATTCACTTCCATTTCTTCCAGAGGAAATTCAAATAATAAGTGATAAGATTGGTGTTGTTCGCAATGACAGCGATATTGTATTTTACAATGCTTCAGGTCCGATATATATGTGCAAGGTTGATGATAAAGAAGGGCTTCGTATTGCCCAAGGCATGTTTGTTGATCTTAAACTTGCACGTCCAAAACAAATAGCATCAGCGCTCGGAGTAAATGCAAGTACTGTACAGAGAAATAAAAAAAAGTATCAGGATGGCGGTGTTAAAGCTTTCGCTAAAGCTGCTGTGCCTGAACGAACACCGTACAAACTTGATGATGAGAAATGTAAAGAGATCCAGGAAAATATTGATAAAAATTTATCAATAAGATCAGCGGCAGAAGAGGCTGGATTAAGCGAAGGAACAATTAGAAACGGCTTGAAGAGAGGTGATCTTAAAAAAGAGAATTCTGAAAATAAACCAAAGAGTACATCAGAGCGTTCTTCCCAAGACCAGGAAAGTGAAAGTGGAATAGCAGTTAAACGCCACAGCGAAAGATTCTTTGCAAGAAAAGGTTTGCTGGAGGAAGCAAAACCCCGTTTTGAGGCATCTGAAGGGGTTAAATACGGCGGTGTTCTTATTGCTCTGCCGGTTATATTATCCCAGGGACTGCTGGATATCGGAAAACAGGTTTATAAAAAATTAAGCAACGGTTTTTTCGGTTTGCAGACCATATTTTTAACATTGATCTTCATGTCGCTTCTCAGGATAAAAACCCCTGAACAATTAACCAGACATTCGCCAGGGGAACTGGGAATTGTCCTGGGACTTGACCGCGCTCCTGAAGTAAAAACATTAAGGAGAAAAATAGAAGAACTGGGGAACCAGGGAAATGCAAGAGAATTTGCTGATTTGCTTGCCCGTCACTGGGCAGATGAAAATCCTGATGTATTGGGATTTCTTTATATAGACGGGCATGTGCGGCCTTATCACGGTAAAAATAAACTTCCAAAAACACATGTTGCACAAAAACGTCTTTGTATGCCTGCAACAACTGATTTCTGGGTAAATGGCACTGACGCGCAGCCTTTATTTTTCGTAACAACTGAAGCAAATGACACCCTGCTTTCAACCATTGAAAACGAGATTTTACCTGAAATCAAACAACTTGTTGAAGGTGATAAAAGGGTTACACTGGTTTTCGACCGTGCAGGCTGGAGTCCTAAAACCTTTAAAAAATGGTATGATATGGGGTTCGATGTAATGACATACCGCAAAGGCAGTTATGAACCCTGGCCTGAAGAATGTTTCCAGGAATTTGAAATTAAAATCTGTAATAAAAAAGTCAAATACAACCTTGGCCAGCGTTCTGTCAATATGGGGCTTAAAAATGAAGATTTCTGGATGCGTGAAGTCAGGAGACTTTGTGATAACGGACACCAGACTTCTATCATAACAACAAAACAGGATATTGATGAAATTTTT from the Desulfonema limicola genome contains:
- a CDS encoding ABC transporter ATP-binding protein gives rise to the protein MQSDFGYSEEKDIGKPYDIKLLKRLWPYTRPYWVTLICAVFLIIIITVLDISMPYIIKIAIDKYIVPQDLAQVLDIEQKIQGVSLAAAVFLIVIIFNFLLNFVQVMIMEYAGQGIMHDLRIKLFAHIQSLPVPFFNKTPIARLVTRNTNDIQNMHELFTSVIVFVFKDMFLLIGIALVLLSIRWQLALACFTLLPFVIYSSFYFARKARDAFRTLRIKTSEINNRFSETISGIKVIQIFRQEAQNYKKLKKINHEFYIAGMEQIRIFAMFMPLVELFNSTALALVIYFGGGSVVSDKISLGVLVAFISYMRMFFNPIRDIAEKYNILQNAMSSAERIFILIDEPVRKKHEHVIKSGRIEKIEFDNVYFEYVKDEPVLKGISFEIKAGETIAIAGPTGSGKTSLINLITRFYDIDSGEIRINGHDIQKWDIGDLRSRIALVTQDPFLFSDSVKNNIIQQKDGISHTDFLEILKASNCDEFIHQLSQGADTILSEGGGSISSGERQLISIARAFARNPELIILDEATSYIDSETEVRIQDAVSNLMQNRTSIVVAHRLSTARNADSIIVINKGRIIESGTHEKLMENKGFYYKLNQLQK
- a CDS encoding ABC transporter ATP-binding protein; this encodes MNTFYLIKPYFVKNRSSIALGLVCLIAVDLLQLFIPRIIKLAVDDLASLKAGVSDLMWYALSIIGITLFITILRYFWRIFLMGMSRELEEGLRNRLFSHIQTLSASYFNKVKSGDLMAHATNDIHHIRMASGMGMVAIASAAVLGISTIGFMAYINLSLTFFVLIPMPGIILCTRFFSRQMLNAYMEVQSSFSELTEIVRERFTGIRIVKAYNREPESMSVVEKISRFNMEKNLRLVRITGIFFPMMVFFSNVSLSIVLYLGGRQVITGIISPGDFVAFISYIGMLTWPMMALGWVVNLIQRGKASLERIHRIVETMPDIYDKPDAKEIKDFKKEIVFDNICFSYQKGEQEVIKDFNLRLEKGKTLGIIGPPGSGKTSLLNLIPRIFDVSRGSILIDNNDIRQLITSDLRDMISFVPQEPFLFAGTVLENITFENPDIPEHLLIESVKKACLYDTIESFSKKFETIVGEKGVILSGGQKQRIALARAFLKDSPIIIFDDPISQVDAETGTIIINTIKDMAAKEDKTIIIVSHRLSAVRYADLIITMKHGKISESGSHEELMLKKGYYAKTFQLQEIEEGLNAI
- a CDS encoding pyridoxal-phosphate-dependent aminotransferase family protein → MKTYPIPMVPGPVKVPAQVLKAYETNYGSPDLEPEFLELYNKTESQLKTILGTKNQVVIQTGEGMLALWTALRSCLNPGDRVLSAATGVFGYGIGKMAESIGAEVKIIGFEYNETLNNLESVEKAIQEFKPKMITAVHCETPSGTLNPLDRLGKLKKQYKVPLLYADVVASAGGTPVLTDEWNIDLALGGSQKCLSVPCCMSFLSVSDTAWDIINHVNYSGYDALKPFQYAQKNAFFPYTPYWHGMAALNKGAELLLNEGLENSYKRHKQAADLCCKRINETGLTLFPAPSAVSSPTVTAVNIPEKTTWKQLDQAFRKKGLVAAGSYGPLDGKIFRLGHMGTQADKELVAKAMDVVEEVIKNI
- a CDS encoding UPF0280 family protein, whose amino-acid sequence is MYEERSYRKLIDKGRREFFKITVKETDLYIHARPCLKETVKELILQYRGYIEAYICQYPEFAAALNPWHLPGPAHKIIRDMADAGIKAGVGPMAAVAGVMSEYVGQELLKYSREVIVENGGDIFIKTSTPVTTAIYAGTSRLSMKIGLKIDSTQKPVSICTSSGTIGHSLSFGKADAICVISDICAIADAAATSIGNHVKTKSDIQKSIEFGKKIQGVRGIVIIMGDNIGAWGDVELVPV
- a CDS encoding PAS domain-containing hybrid sensor histidine kinase/response regulator; translated protein: MNTILIFSIIFQIGSAYLALKLIPLTGKRSAWILISSAILFMVFRRCMSLYQTIQFNLPVNDFEIVAELIALITSIFMFLGIAQIKSLFNSIKQTKDNLEQSEEKYRSLFEESKDAIYETNLEGDIIGINQSFAELFGYTKIELMNINIKDIYPVPEDRFDFQFHIEKNGYLKDYEIKFRKKDGTIIDCIMTSGVRMHNKKTTGYRGIIRDISRRKQMEKALRESESQFRSLAESTASGIFIIQGHRFKYVNPSGENISGYSKNNLVKKTYRNIIHQDFHAVIKKLIDKIVSNEKFCIRDEIKIITQNGTEKWIDMTITPIKFEEHTGILVTAFDITRAKQVEQELRESEKRYRLFFEEDLTGDYLTDIDGRILACNPAFAKIFGFSSVKEAVKHDASQFYSSFEKRKEFLELLQKEKKLEYYEIELRDKNNKQIHVIENAIGIFNEKNELVNMKGYIFDITESKKIEKQLRQSQKMEAIGTLAGGIAHDFNNILVPIIGYAEMALLQHVTSEKREKYIKEILKAATRAKELVHQIVTFSRQNECKKMPLKIQFIIKEALKLIISSLPATIKIIQNIDDNCGPVNAEPVQIHQIIMNLCTNAYHAMEKTGGKLEIGLSEIYMDNNRLNMESGIKEGTYLRLTVSDTGCGMDEKTMSRIFEPYFTTKEKGKGTGLGLAIIHGIVKSYNGDIRVYSEVQKGTTFQIYLPRIFSKEADKQIENNFLQTGSERILLIDDELPIIEMGKEMLENLGYKVTAFKNGIEAAEIFEHNPENFDIVITDQTMSCITGIELAEKLLKIRADIPIILCSGFSEMVTSANIENLGICSYLMKPVSTQDMSTAIRKAIEKKIKPVS
- a CDS encoding putative transposase, yielding MKALQHSLPFLPEEIQIISDKIGVVRNDSDIVFYNASGPIYMCKVDDKEGLRIAQGMFVDLKLARPKQIASALGVNASTVQRNKKKYQDGGVKAFAKAAVPERTPYKLDDEKCKEIQENIDKNLSIRSAAEEAGLSEGTIRNGLKRGDLKKENSENKPKSTSERSSQDQESESGIAVKRHSERFFARKGLLEEAKPRFEASEGVKYGGVLIALPVILSQGLLDIGKQVYKKLSNGFFGLQTIFLTLIFMSLLRIKTPEQLTRHSPGELGIVLGLDRAPEVKTLRRKIEELGNQGNAREFADLLARHWADENPDVLGFLYIDGHVRPYHGKNKLPKTHVAQKRLCMPATTDFWVNGTDAQPLFFVTTEANDTLLSTIENEILPEIKQLVEGDKRVTLVFDRAGWSPKTFKKWYDMGFDVMTYRKGSYEPWPEECFQEFEIKICNKKVKYNLGQRSVNMGLKNEDFWMREVRRLCDNGHQTSIITTKQDIDEIFIAVRMFSRWKQENFFRYMGIEFDFNHLCTYDVEPADLERLVPNPAIKEKKKELEKIKKEYEKNLKKLSDAVIQNNDVNQNAKLMQTIRDLDIRCAELVEVISDMPEKAAVKETMDEDKIVKLETERKILTDLIKMTAYRAETSLFDLLVPPVLARNEEEGRSFLKAVFQTPADIIPDEENKCLIVQFHTMANQRSNSALKALCEIINHEECLYPGTDLRLVFNPPELQTKLRPCQEV